The DNA region ATGGCTGTCTGAAGTCACAACAGTGTTCCAAGGCATTCCGGCACTTACAAACAGGTCTTCTTGTGCTGTAGTCGTCTTCAAGTATGCCAGTCGTATTTTTGTGACGGCATTTGCGCACGGTTGGCAATATTTGGACGACTCAAAAATTGAGTCAGACTTTGGTCTAATGGTAGCCATAAATTCTCTTGACGACGCCAAGGTCAAACGCATTGACAGCAGTCATTTAGGTGAAGCGATGAAGGGGGTATCGCAGTCTGCGTTCCAACGGGATTTGCAGGCTTTCGGCGTAGATGAAGCACTGGACTTGGTCCGTCGTATCTCTGGTCGAGTCGAGGATGATGATTTCGCAAGCAGCATCTCTGGCGCTACTGGGCTCAAGATTACGCGTGAAATGAACCTTTTCGATCTTCCACAAATTGCTGAGGAAGCACTCTCGCGTTCAAAGTCTAAGGATTACCGGAATACTGGCTTCTACATCATCGATAAGGTCCGCCCTATACTCGATAGAGTTGTTCTCGCGACGTTGGACCAAAAGGCGGTAGATGTCATCAAGACTGGTGATGACAACTTTGAACTTTCAATGCCTGGTTGGTCGGACGATGACGTTGTGTACTACGGTCTCTATGGCCCACGTTTAAGGGGGCGTTTTCCTGATTTGCTGATGTCCAATTATCGGGCTGCGCTGGGCTCAACTGAACTTGCAAAACTGGACGTAAACAAAATTCAGAAGCATGGAGTTTTGGCGGAATTTAACAATGATGGCGGTGCAAAGAAAAGATGGAGTCTCAAGAAAGCGTTGGTCGGTTCTATCGTAGATAGCGGTGGGCTCTATGCCATAAGCGAAGGCGAGTGGTACCGCTTAGATGAACAATTTAAGGCGGACGTTGATGCAGGATTTGCAACACTCAAAGAAGGTTGGTCAAATCCTCCTGAAGTTATCAAAAAAATGGTATCTGATGATGGAAAGAAAACAGGATTTGAGAGCGAGTTTTCCTACAATGAGAGATGCGCCAATAAGTATGGCCAAGTCTTACTTGATCAAAGGATACTCACAGTACCAGCGATCCCATATGGCAAGTTTGAAGCCGCTGACCTCCTTGATATTGAAGGTAAACGCCTCATTCACGTGAAAAAAAGCTCTCGGCAGTCCAGTGTTTTAAGTCACTTCTTTAAGCAGGGTAGTAACTCGGCTCGAATATTGAAAACAATACCAGAGGCTCGCGAAGCGTTGGTCTCTAAAGTAAGGGATCTGACAGATGACGTGACAGCCGACTCGTTGCAGACGGCCATGGGGGAAGCTATGTCTGGGTGGAAGATAGAATTCCATATTGTCGATGCTCCCCGCAAAGACGGTACATTTATGATCCCATTCTTTAGTCGGATCACGCTCCGCGATGAAAGCCGCACTTTGAAGGGAATGACTTATGGCGTATCTTTGCGTTTCATACCCATGCCCTCGACATAACCTTTCAGACGTGAGGTCAAGACCGTTCCACTATCACTGGATGTCTCGCCCAACACCAACCCTCAAACCCCAGTAACCCTCCGCAAATTCACCCGCTCAAACCTCAACAAATCCAAAAAAACGAAAACAAAACGAAAACAACAACTTAACCCCCTGCTCAAGCTTGAGCACCCCGGATCAGGCCACCAGAGTCTCCGCTACTTTCAGGTCCACGGAGACCAGCTGAGACACCCCCTGCTCCCCCATCGTCACCCCGAACAGCCGGTCCATGCGGGCCATCGTGACGGCGTGGTGGGTGATCGTCAGGAACCGCGTGTTGGTGCTCCGCGTCATCTCATCGAGCATGTCGCAGAACCGGGTCACATTGGCATCATCCAGCGGCGCGTCGACCTCATCGAGCACACAGATCGGCGCAGGGTTGGCCAAGAAGACCCCAAAGATCAGCGCCAGCGCCGTCAGCGTCTGCTCCCCCCCCGATAGCAGCGACAGGGTCGAGAGTTTCTTGCCCGGCGGCTGACACAGGATCTCCAGCCCCGCTTCCAGCGGATCATCGGATTCCACCAGCACCAACCGCGCCTCCCCGCCGCCAAAAAGGTGCGTGAACAGGCGGGAGAAGTTGGTGTTCACCTCGTCAAACGCCTTCAGAAGCCGCTCCCGCCCTTCCTTGTTCAGCGAGTTGATCCCCGTCCGCAGCTTGGCGATCGCTTCTTCCAGATCGGTCTTTTCGGAGGCCAGCGTGTCGTGTTCGTCCTGCACCTCGTGGCTGTCCTCTTCGGCGCGGAGGTTCACGGCGCCAAGGGCATCGCGCTGACGGCGCAGGCGCATGACGTCCTGCTCAATCCGGTCAGCGGGGGGCATGGGGGCGGGCAGATCGCCAAGGGTGTCCAGCAGCGCCTCCGGCGTCAGCTCCATCTCCTCGGTGATGCGGTCGGCGGCGGTTCGTACGGCTTCCATCGCGGCATCACGGCGGGCCTCGGACGCGGCGCGCAGTTCCCGCGCTTCGCCTGCCGCGCGTTCGGTGTCCCGCTCAGCCCCGCTAGCCGCACGGAGGTTCATTTCACCCACCGACAGCGCATCGGCAGAGGTCGCCTTGCGTGCCTCGGCTTGCGTGATCTGAATTGCCAATTGCTCTCGCCGCATCGCCACCCGAGCGGGCTTTTCGCGCGCCTCCGCCAGGGCGGTTTCGGCCTCACCCCGACGCTTTTCCAACTCCGCCAGACGCGACGCGGCGTTGGTCAGGCGGTTCTGCCAATTGGTGATTTCGGTGCCGATCTTGGCGATGCGCGACACTCGATCCTCACCATCGCGCTTGATCTCATCGAAGGCGGCGCGCTTGGACAACATCGTCATCCGCGCCGCCTCAACGGTCACTTTGACATCGTCCAGACGGCCGCGTACGGCGTCCAGATCGTCCAGCTCGGCCAGTGCATCCCGGGCCCGGGTCAGCTCCGCGCGGGCGGTGTCGGCCTCCTCCGCGTGGCGTGATGCGGTCAGGCGAAGGGTCTCCAACTTGCCATCCAACACGCTTTGGTCCGCCTCGGCCCGGGCGGCGGCGCGGCTGGCCTGGCTCAGCTGCGTTTCGGCATCCCGCCGTGCGGTGCGGGCGGACTTGTCGGCCTCCGTCAGATGGGCCAACCGCTCGGCCAGCGCCTTATGGGCGGCCTTCGCATCATCGGCCTTGTCGCGGGCCCGCAGACGTTCTTCCTCCAGTTCCGACAACCGGTTCGCCTGTTCCAACCGACGCGCGGCGGTGGACACGGCGTCGGCGGCGGCCACGGCAAATCCGTCCCAGCGCCACAGGTCACCGGCCTTGCTGACAAGGCGCTGGCCGGGCTGAAGCGTCGAGTGCAGACGCGGCCCGTCGGCGGCGTCGATAATGCCGATATGCGACAGCCTGCGGGCCAACACGTCCGGGGCCTGGGCAACATCCGCAGCCGGTTGTGCGCCTTCGGGCAGAGGGGCCGCGGCGTCATAGTCCGGCAGATCCGTCCATCCGGTCGCGCCTTCAGTATCCGCCCGCGCGGCCTTCAGGTCATCGGACAGCGCGGCACCGATTGCCGCCTCAAACCCAGGCGATACCTTAATTTCATCAAGGACTTGCGTGCCGTCGCCCCGTTCGCGTTCCAGCACGCGGGCCAGGGCTGTAACCTCCGCATCCAACGTGCCCGCGCGCCCTTCCGCCTCGGACCGGGCAGAGCGCGCGTCGGTCTCTTTGGCTTGCGCGTCTGCCCGCGCGGTCTCGGTCTCGACCAGCGTTTCCTCGGCACGCGCGGCAAGGTCGGTGGCGCGGGTCAGGGCATCCGCGGTCTCCTCCGCCTCGCGCTTGAGCGTTTGCAGTCGGTCCGCCGCATCGCTGGCGGCTTGCTCTGCGGATTGCGCATCGGTTGTGTTGCGGGCCACCGCCTTTTCGGCCTCTCCCATCCGGCGCTGAATGGCCTGGTAACGCGCGGCAAGGGCGGCAGATTGTTCTGTGAGGTCAGAGAGTTCCGCCTCCTGCCCCGCAAGAACGCTGCGCGCGTCTGTCACTGCATCTCGGGCATCGCCAAGACGCGCATCCTGGCCCTTCTGGGCGGTCTGCAATTCGGTGCGTTCCGCCTGCAATCGCGCAACGGTTTCGCCTGCGTCGGAGTTCAGCGCCTCTTCCCGCTCCCGATCCTTGTCGATCTGGGTGATCCGGTTCGTCAGCGTCTCCACGGCGGCGGCGGCGCGGTCGGCCTCCGCCTGCAAATTGTCGCGTTCGACCAGCAAACGTTGGAGAATGGCGGCAGCAATCGTGTCTTCTTCGCGCAGCGGTGGCAGGTCTTCTTCGGCCTGCTCGCGGGCCTCGACGGCGGTGCGGGCCGCGACTTCGGCCTGGGCGGCAGCGGTCAGACCGTCGCGCAATGCGTCCTCGGCGCGAAGGCGCGCAGCATCGGCGTCGCGCCACCGCACGAACAGCAGGAGCCCTTCGGTCAGGCGCAGCTCTGTCCCGATCTCGCGATACCGCGCGGCCTGTTTTGCCTGTCTTGCCAAGGTGTTAAGCTGAGACGCCAACTGATCCAACACGTCGTCAATTCGCGCCAGATTGGCCTCTGCTCCCTTCAGCTTCAGCTCTGCTTCATGGCGGCGCTGATAGAGGCCCGAGATCCCGGCGGCTTCCTCCAACACCCGCCGACGGGCTTTGGGGCGGGCGTTGATCAACTCGGAAATCTGGCCCTGACGCACCAATGCGGGGCTGTGGGCACCGGTAGAGGCATCGGCAAACAGCATCGAGACGTCGCGGGCGCGGACATCTTTTCCATTTAGTTTATAAGCACTTCCGGCATCTCGGGTGATGCGGCGGATGATGTCGATCTGGTCTTCTTCGTTGAATCCCGCGGGCGCAAGGCGGTCTGTGTTGTCGATCTGCAGGGAGACTTCGGCAAAGTTGCGGGCGTTGCGCGTTGCGGCGCCGCCGAAAATCACATCCTCCATCCCTGCGCCGCGCATGGCAGTGGGGCGGTTTTCGCCCATCACCCAACGTAACGCCTCGAGAAGATTGGATTTTCCGCAACCATTCGGCCCGACAACACCGGTCAGGCCGTCCGCGATCACGAGGTCCGTGGGATCGACGAAGGACTTAAATCCGTTGAGTCTGAGCTTCGTGAAGCGCACCTGTGCTGCCCTTTTGCGATGGCGATTCCGTGAGCGTGCACCATACGCGACGGGCTGCGGGGCGAGTCAACGGAGATGGGGCGTATATCGTGGCGATCGGCGGGTTATCCCCAAGATATGCGGTAGGTCGCGAAACCTATGTTTTGTCCAGAGATGAAGCACAAGTATATCAATGCTATATCAATTCGGGTCCAACACAGGCGCCATGACCTCCAACACGTCGCCGGGCTGACACTCCAGCGCAGCGCAGATCTTGGCCAGCGTCTCGAACCGGATGCCCTTCACCTTGCCGCTCTTCAACAGGCTCAGATTCGCTTCCGTGATACCGATCTGCGCCGCAAGGTCCCGGCCCTTCATCTTGCGTCGCGCCATCATGACGTCGAGCCGGACGATGACCTCCAACGTCTGCATCAGATGAAGCCCCGGTTCTCGGCGGCGATGCGCGCGGCCTCGGACATGGCAAGGCCGATGACAGTCATCAACCCGGCGGCGAGAAACAGGAACAGATCGGTGTTGCTGACCCCGATTGCCAGGCTGCGTGCGCCCGGCGGATTGGCGGCGGTCAGGGCCAGGATAGTGAGGGTGTTGGACACCACGCCATAGATCGCGAGCGCCAGCAACAGCCCTCCGATGCGGCGGATTCGATGCGCGACCTCTGCCCCCAAAACATCCCCGATGGCGAACAGGACAAGCAGCGCGCGGATGTTCCAGAGCAGGACGCAGACAAGCGCCACGGACACCAGGGCGATGGCATAGACGGCGACCCAGGTGCCCTTTGGAATAACGTCAGGCAGGGTCGTAGAGGCATAGGCGTCGCGCAAGTAGGCGGCGTCAAAATACCCCGACAGCGCCAGGACAGCCAGCGTGACGGGATAGGCGAAAAGCGCGGCGGTCGTCAGATACGACAACGGGCGCGCGATGCGGCGGGTTTGCAAAAGGTTATCCATGACCCCTTGTAAAAGAGAAAAAACTTTCTGTAAAACAATAATTATTGGATTCAGGAAAGGTGATGAGATGAAACACATGATCCCCGCCCTTGGCATTCTGGCCCTGACGGGCTGTCTCAGCGTGAACCCGGTGACGCTTTTGCGCCTGGCAGCGTTGGACCCGTTGACCGCAGACCCCACCGGGATGGCTGTGCAAATGGATCTGCCCGACGGGGTTGGAGTGACCGACGGATCCGCCTTCGTGCGGTTGCAGGCTGAAACGGAAGGGGGTGCGCAATTTGACGAGGTGTTTGCCCTTGTCGCCTCTGCGCAACAGGTCTGGCGCATCGATCCGAACGAACAGGATCGGTTCCGGGCTGCGCAGGCGCGGGCTGCGGCGTGGGAGCGGGCGGCACCAGATGCGACCAATGGCAGTTTCGGAGCCAGCTTTTCGCCTTGTCGTCTCGGCGAAGGCCCGGCTGAGGACGCCTTTGTGAGTATCAACATTCAGCTTGAGCCTGAGGCGTCGTTCTTGCCGCTCCTGTCAGAGGTCCCGATTCTGAGTCTGGTTGAGGAGGGTGACATGGAAGCGTTGAGGCCATGTGGGTAGACCAAAGCGCAGCCGATCAGGCACGTCACCCCCGACAGAAGCGGCAAGTTTCTCCACATAAGCCAAACATGGTTAACAAAACGTTACGGCAACACTTGGCTGACCCGCTG from Jannaschia sp. CCS1 includes:
- a CDS encoding helix-turn-helix domain-containing protein — its product is MMARRKMKGRDLAAQIGITEANLSLLKSGKVKGIRFETLAKICAALECQPGDVLEVMAPVLDPN
- the smc gene encoding chromosome segregation protein SMC translates to MRFTKLRLNGFKSFVDPTDLVIADGLTGVVGPNGCGKSNLLEALRWVMGENRPTAMRGAGMEDVIFGGAATRNARNFAEVSLQIDNTDRLAPAGFNEEDQIDIIRRITRDAGSAYKLNGKDVRARDVSMLFADASTGAHSPALVRQGQISELINARPKARRRVLEEAAGISGLYQRRHEAELKLKGAEANLARIDDVLDQLASQLNTLARQAKQAARYREIGTELRLTEGLLLFVRWRDADAARLRAEDALRDGLTAAAQAEVAARTAVEAREQAEEDLPPLREEDTIAAAILQRLLVERDNLQAEADRAAAAVETLTNRITQIDKDREREEALNSDAGETVARLQAERTELQTAQKGQDARLGDARDAVTDARSVLAGQEAELSDLTEQSAALAARYQAIQRRMGEAEKAVARNTTDAQSAEQAASDAADRLQTLKREAEETADALTRATDLAARAEETLVETETARADAQAKETDARSARSEAEGRAGTLDAEVTALARVLERERGDGTQVLDEIKVSPGFEAAIGAALSDDLKAARADTEGATGWTDLPDYDAAAPLPEGAQPAADVAQAPDVLARRLSHIGIIDAADGPRLHSTLQPGQRLVSKAGDLWRWDGFAVAAADAVSTAARRLEQANRLSELEEERLRARDKADDAKAAHKALAERLAHLTEADKSARTARRDAETQLSQASRAAARAEADQSVLDGKLETLRLTASRHAEEADTARAELTRARDALAELDDLDAVRGRLDDVKVTVEAARMTMLSKRAAFDEIKRDGEDRVSRIAKIGTEITNWQNRLTNAASRLAELEKRRGEAETALAEAREKPARVAMRREQLAIQITQAEARKATSADALSVGEMNLRAASGAERDTERAAGEARELRAASEARRDAAMEAVRTAADRITEEMELTPEALLDTLGDLPAPMPPADRIEQDVMRLRRQRDALGAVNLRAEEDSHEVQDEHDTLASEKTDLEEAIAKLRTGINSLNKEGRERLLKAFDEVNTNFSRLFTHLFGGGEARLVLVESDDPLEAGLEILCQPPGKKLSTLSLLSGGEQTLTALALIFGVFLANPAPICVLDEVDAPLDDANVTRFCDMLDEMTRSTNTRFLTITHHAVTMARMDRLFGVTMGEQGVSQLVSVDLKVAETLVA
- a CDS encoding TIGR04141 family sporadically distributed protein; translation: MAKTRSYSLYLVKSDVEDFEDIFSENARDKIKAGDASLSESSELGDQAVVYIFPGPPKPPSWLSEVTTVFQGIPALTNRSSCAVVVFKYASRIFVTAFAHGWQYLDDSKIESDFGLMVAINSLDDAKVKRIDSSHLGEAMKGVSQSAFQRDLQAFGVDEALDLVRRISGRVEDDDFASSISGATGLKITREMNLFDLPQIAEEALSRSKSKDYRNTGFYIIDKVRPILDRVVLATLDQKAVDVIKTGDDNFELSMPGWSDDDVVYYGLYGPRLRGRFPDLLMSNYRAALGSTELAKLDVNKIQKHGVLAEFNNDGGAKKRWSLKKALVGSIVDSGGLYAISEGEWYRLDEQFKADVDAGFATLKEGWSNPPEVIKKMVSDDGKKTGFESEFSYNERCANKYGQVLLDQRILTVPAIPYGKFEAADLLDIEGKRLIHVKKSSRQSSVLSHFFKQGSNSARILKTIPEAREALVSKVRDLTDDVTADSLQTAMGEAMSGWKIEFHIVDAPRKDGTFMIPFFSRITLRDESRTLKGMTYGVSLRFIPMPST